One Novipirellula galeiformis DNA segment encodes these proteins:
- a CDS encoding DNA-methyltransferase — MALQFNQLHQGDCVELLKQMEPESVELCFADPPFNIGYDYDVYDDKRGDEDYLDWCRQWMTGVHQVLKPDGTFWLAIGDEYAAELKVCATREVGFVCRSWVIWYYTFGVNCKYGFSRSHTHLFHFVKDPKNFTFNAADPEIRIPSARQLVYGDSRANPKGRLPDNTWILRPQDMPDGFQEEGDTWYFPRVAGTFKERQGFHGCQMPEQLLGRIIRASSNEGDCVLDPFSGSGTTLVVAKKLRREFIGTELSDEYATKINERLEQTKLGEPLVGPENPLFSAPKTKDGKRLGGKKGKKKASSTAQKANGQAKGNVTQPDLL, encoded by the coding sequence GTGGCACTTCAATTCAATCAGCTTCATCAGGGTGACTGTGTTGAGTTGCTTAAACAAATGGAGCCGGAATCGGTTGAGCTTTGTTTTGCCGATCCCCCGTTCAATATTGGCTACGACTACGACGTCTATGATGACAAGCGAGGCGACGAAGACTATCTCGATTGGTGTCGCCAGTGGATGACGGGGGTTCACCAAGTTTTAAAGCCCGACGGGACCTTTTGGCTTGCGATTGGTGATGAGTATGCCGCGGAACTAAAGGTCTGTGCGACGCGTGAAGTCGGTTTTGTTTGTCGCAGTTGGGTGATTTGGTACTACACCTTTGGTGTGAACTGCAAATATGGATTTAGCCGTTCCCACACTCACTTGTTCCATTTTGTCAAAGATCCCAAGAATTTCACCTTCAACGCGGCCGATCCCGAGATCCGTATCCCCTCGGCGCGGCAATTGGTTTACGGCGACAGTCGCGCCAATCCGAAAGGTCGGCTGCCCGACAATACTTGGATCCTCCGTCCGCAAGATATGCCGGATGGTTTCCAGGAAGAGGGGGATACGTGGTATTTCCCTCGCGTCGCGGGGACGTTCAAGGAACGTCAGGGATTTCACGGTTGCCAAATGCCTGAGCAGTTGCTGGGGCGGATCATTCGAGCGAGTTCGAACGAAGGTGATTGTGTGCTCGATCCCTTTAGCGGTAGTGGCACCACATTGGTGGTGGCAAAAAAGCTGAGACGCGAATTTATTGGCACCGAACTGAGCGACGAGTATGCCACCAAGATCAATGAGCGGCTTGAACAAACCAAGTTAGGCGAACCTCTGGTGGGGCCCGAGAACCCTCTCTTTAGCGCACCGAAAACGAAAGATGGAAAGCGATTGGGCGGGAAAAAGGGCAAAAAGAAAGCATCATCGACTGCGCAGAAAGCCAATGGGCAAGCGAAGGGCAATGTAACCCAGCCCGATCTGCTCTAA